From Bacillus basilensis, a single genomic window includes:
- a CDS encoding AmiS/UreI family transporter: MGYVGLLLSGAALFLNSLVILGKAEMKGAGVFNLFVGALQIIIPFYLIMISDQSNWTVYSYAATFLFGLTYLYVGVTFIKGMDSSGLGWFCIWVAIIALFYMVVSFVQFHDVVNALTWFMWALLWYLFFVLNTQKKNINQYLGRIAFVQSWVTLTLPSLFYFMGVWGEGFVYELWVYVSVISILYFCYCIYKYRVR; this comes from the coding sequence ATGGGTTACGTAGGATTATTACTTTCGGGTGCAGCTTTATTTTTAAATAGTCTTGTTATATTAGGAAAAGCAGAGATGAAAGGTGCGGGTGTTTTTAATTTATTTGTAGGAGCATTACAAATTATTATTCCGTTCTATCTGATCATGATTTCTGACCAAAGCAATTGGACAGTGTATTCATATGCAGCTACTTTCTTATTTGGATTAACCTATTTATATGTAGGTGTTACCTTTATAAAGGGAATGGATAGTAGCGGTCTAGGATGGTTTTGTATTTGGGTAGCAATTATTGCCTTATTCTATATGGTTGTTTCATTTGTTCAATTCCATGATGTTGTGAATGCGTTAACGTGGTTTATGTGGGCATTACTTTGGTATTTATTCTTTGTATTAAATACACAAAAAAAGAATATCAATCAATATCTTGGAAGGATTGCTTTCGTACAATCATGGGTAACATTGACGTTGCCTTCACTCTTTTATTTTATGGGAGTATGGGGAGAGGGATTCGTATATGAACTATGGGTTTATGTATCCGTAATTTCTATTTTATACTTCTGTTATTGTATTTATAAATATCGAGTACGTTAA
- the galE gene encoding UDP-glucose 4-epimerase GalE: protein MAILITGGAGYIGSHTCIELLNSNYKIIVVDNLSNSSIESLNRVKEITGKQFEFYKESVLNREKMNEIFLENNIEAVIHFAGFKAVGESTIIPITYYYNNIISTIVLCDVMQKHNVKNFIFSSSATVYGIPKTSPITEEFPLSVTNPYGQTKLMIEQIMRDVAKADDEWSIALLRYFNPFGAHQSGRIGEDPNGIPNNLMPYVTQVAVGKLKELNIFGNDYPTKDGTGVRDYIHVVDLAKGHVKALEKVLKTKGIEAYNLGTGKGYSVLEMVKAFEKVSGKKIPYKVIGRRPGDVAICFADVSKAKRELGWEAEYGLEEMCVDSWRWQVNNKNGYQMI, encoded by the coding sequence ATGGCGATACTTATAACGGGTGGAGCAGGATATATTGGTAGTCATACATGTATAGAATTATTAAATAGTAATTATAAAATTATAGTCGTAGATAATCTTTCAAATAGTTCAATCGAGTCCTTAAACCGAGTAAAAGAAATAACAGGAAAACAATTTGAATTTTATAAAGAAAGTGTTTTAAATCGTGAAAAAATGAATGAGATTTTTTTGGAAAATAACATTGAAGCGGTTATACATTTTGCTGGGTTTAAAGCAGTGGGGGAATCTACTATAATCCCAATTACATATTATTATAATAATATAATAAGTACGATCGTACTATGTGATGTGATGCAGAAACATAATGTTAAAAATTTTATTTTTAGTTCATCTGCAACTGTATATGGAATTCCAAAAACATCACCAATTACAGAAGAATTTCCACTGAGTGTGACAAATCCGTATGGGCAAACAAAATTAATGATTGAGCAAATTATGCGTGATGTAGCAAAAGCTGATGATGAGTGGAGTATTGCGTTACTTCGTTATTTTAATCCATTTGGAGCACATCAAAGTGGCCGTATTGGAGAAGATCCAAATGGGATTCCGAATAATTTAATGCCATATGTAACGCAAGTAGCGGTAGGTAAGTTAAAGGAGCTAAATATATTCGGAAACGATTATCCAACGAAAGATGGGACGGGTGTCCGTGATTATATTCACGTTGTTGACCTTGCAAAAGGACATGTAAAGGCACTTGAGAAAGTACTTAAGACGAAAGGAATCGAAGCGTATAATCTTGGCACAGGTAAAGGGTATAGTGTATTGGAGATGGTAAAGGCTTTTGAGAAGGTTTCGGGTAAAAAAATACCTTATAAAGTGATAGGGCGTCGTCCTGGTGATGTAGCAATCTGTTTTGCTGATGTATCTAAAGCGAAACGAGAATTAGGATGGGAAGCGGAATATGGGTTAGAAGAGATGTGTGTAGATTCTTGGAGATGGCAAGTAAATAATAAAAATGGATATCAAATGATTTAA